From Streptomyces yatensis, one genomic window encodes:
- a CDS encoding metallophosphoesterase family protein — protein MGGTHGGELLAISDLHVAYSENRAIVERLRPGSDDDWLIVAGDVGEVFSEIEEVLGLLSERFAKVIWSPGNHELWTHPKDPLEVRGVARYEALVEMCRAKGIVTPEDPYPLWEGIGGPLVIAPLFLLYDYTFRLDGMATKEAALAHAHEVGVVCTDEHFLHPDPYPTRDAWCRARVAETEARLAAVDPGLRTVLINHWPMTRLPTRVLRYPDFALWCGTELTADWHVRFRAETVVYGHLHIPRTTVEDGVKFQEVSVGYPREWKAHGRLPEDPLRRILPVPVP, from the coding sequence ATGGGTGGCACCCACGGGGGCGAACTCCTCGCAATCAGCGACCTGCATGTGGCCTATTCGGAGAACCGGGCGATCGTGGAGCGGCTGCGGCCCGGCTCCGACGACGACTGGCTGATCGTCGCGGGGGACGTCGGCGAGGTCTTCTCCGAGATCGAGGAGGTCCTCGGCCTGCTGAGCGAGCGTTTCGCCAAAGTCATCTGGTCACCGGGAAACCACGAGCTGTGGACCCATCCCAAGGACCCCTTGGAAGTCCGGGGGGTGGCGCGCTACGAGGCGCTGGTGGAGATGTGCCGGGCGAAGGGCATCGTCACCCCCGAGGACCCCTACCCGCTCTGGGAAGGCATCGGCGGGCCGCTGGTCATCGCCCCGCTGTTCCTGCTCTACGACTACACCTTCCGCCTCGACGGCATGGCCACCAAGGAGGCCGCGCTGGCCCACGCCCATGAGGTGGGCGTGGTCTGCACCGACGAGCACTTCCTGCACCCCGACCCCTACCCCACCCGCGACGCGTGGTGCCGGGCCCGGGTGGCCGAGACCGAGGCCCGGCTGGCGGCCGTCGATCCGGGGCTGCGGACCGTGCTCATCAACCACTGGCCGATGACCCGGCTGCCCACCCGGGTGCTGCGCTACCCCGACTTCGCGCTGTGGTGCGGCACCGAGCTGACCGCCGACTGGCATGTGCGGTTCCGGGCCGAGACGGTCGTCTACGGCCATCTGCACATCCCCCGGACCACGGTGGAGGACGGGGTGAAGTTCCAGGAGGTCTCGGTCGGCTACCCCCGGGAGTGGAAGGCCCACGGCCGGCTGCCGGAGGACCCGCTGCGCCGGATCCTCCCGGTGCCGGTGCCGTAG
- a CDS encoding transketolase, which yields MRHEQLSELGQQLRVDSVRAADAAGSGHPTSSMSAADLMAVLMGNHLRYDFEQPERPGNDHLIFSKGHASPLLYSVYKAAGALRDEEFLTFRKRGSRLEGHPTPRLPWVDVATGSLGQGLPYGVGMALSGKRLDHVPYRVWVLCGDSEMAEGSMWEAFEHAGYERLDNLIAIIDVNRLGQRGPTRHEWDLDAYARRIRAFDWHTIEIDGHDIEAIDRAYAEALSTVGRPTAIIARTMKGRGVASVENREGMHGKPLKNAEEAIAELGGVRNLAVPVLGPPSVSPTRPFAEGPLVLPRYNTGDSVPTRDAFGEAVAAVGTARGAVVALDGEVGDSTRLEYFHKEHPERYFEFFIAEQQLVAAAVGMQARGWNPYVSTFAAFFTRAYDFIRMAAISDADLNLIGSHAGVAIGEDGPSQMGVEDLAAMRAVHGSTVLYPCDANQTAQLTAAMAAESGIRYLRTTRGGTPVIYPPTESFPIGGSKVVRATDDDQVTLIGAGVTLHEAIEAADRLAQEGIPARVIDLYSVKPVDAETLRTAAEVTGRLITVEDHHPEGGLGDAVLEAFGDGRPVPRTIRLAVRIMPGSSTPDEQLSDAGIDADAIVAAARELVGRAG from the coding sequence ATGCGACACGAACAACTCAGCGAGCTGGGGCAGCAGCTCCGTGTGGACTCGGTGCGTGCCGCCGATGCCGCCGGGTCCGGCCATCCCACGTCGTCGATGTCGGCGGCGGACCTGATGGCCGTCCTGATGGGAAACCATCTGCGCTATGACTTCGAGCAGCCCGAGCGACCGGGCAATGACCACCTGATCTTCTCCAAGGGCCATGCCTCGCCGCTGCTCTACTCGGTCTACAAGGCGGCCGGGGCCCTCCGCGACGAGGAGTTCCTCACCTTCCGCAAGCGCGGCAGCAGGCTGGAGGGCCACCCCACCCCGCGGCTGCCGTGGGTGGACGTGGCCACCGGATCGCTCGGCCAGGGCCTGCCCTACGGCGTGGGCATGGCGCTGAGCGGCAAGCGGCTCGACCATGTGCCCTACCGCGTCTGGGTGCTGTGCGGCGACAGCGAGATGGCCGAGGGCTCGATGTGGGAGGCGTTCGAGCACGCGGGCTACGAGCGGCTGGACAACCTCATCGCCATCATCGATGTGAACCGGCTCGGCCAGCGCGGCCCCACCCGCCACGAATGGGACCTGGACGCCTACGCGCGGCGCATCCGCGCCTTCGACTGGCACACCATCGAGATCGACGGCCATGACATCGAGGCCATCGACCGCGCCTACGCCGAGGCGCTGTCCACCGTCGGCCGCCCCACCGCCATCATCGCCCGCACCATGAAGGGCCGCGGCGTCGCCTCGGTGGAGAACCGCGAGGGCATGCACGGCAAGCCGCTGAAGAACGCGGAGGAGGCCATCGCCGAACTCGGTGGCGTACGCAACCTGGCCGTGCCGGTGCTCGGCCCGCCCTCGGTCTCGCCCACCCGGCCCTTCGCCGAGGGCCCGCTGGTCCTGCCGCGCTACAACACCGGCGACTCGGTGCCCACCCGTGACGCGTTCGGCGAGGCGGTGGCCGCCGTCGGCACCGCCCGCGGCGCTGTGGTGGCGCTCGACGGCGAGGTGGGCGACTCCACCCGGCTGGAGTACTTCCACAAGGAACACCCCGAGCGGTACTTCGAGTTCTTCATCGCCGAGCAGCAGCTGGTGGCCGCCGCCGTCGGCATGCAGGCCCGCGGCTGGAACCCGTACGTCTCCACCTTCGCGGCCTTCTTCACCCGCGCCTACGACTTCATCCGGATGGCCGCCATCAGCGACGCGGACCTCAACCTCATCGGCTCCCACGCCGGGGTGGCCATCGGTGAGGACGGCCCCTCGCAGATGGGCGTGGAGGACCTGGCGGCCATGCGGGCGGTGCACGGCAGCACCGTGCTCTACCCGTGCGACGCCAACCAGACCGCCCAGCTGACCGCCGCCATGGCCGCGGAGTCCGGCATCCGCTATCTGCGCACCACCCGCGGCGGAACGCCGGTCATCTACCCGCCCACCGAGAGCTTCCCCATCGGCGGCTCCAAGGTCGTCCGCGCCACCGACGACGACCAGGTCACCCTCATCGGCGCGGGGGTCACCCTGCACGAGGCCATCGAGGCCGCCGACCGGCTCGCCCAGGAGGGCATCCCCGCCCGCGTCATCGACCTGTACTCGGTCAAGCCGGTGGACGCCGAGACGCTGCGCACCGCCGCCGAGGTGACGGGCCGGCTGATCACCGTGGAGGACCACCACCCCGAGGGCGGACTGGGCGACGCGGTGCTCGAGGCGTTCGGCGACGGCCGTCCGGTGCCCCGGACGATCCGGCTCGCGGTGCGCATCATGCCGGGCTCCTCGACCCCCGACGAGCAGCTGAGCGACGCGGGAATCGACGCGGACGCGATCGTCGCGGCCGCGCGGGAGCTGGTCGGCCGGGCCGGCTGA
- a CDS encoding NAD-dependent epimerase/dehydratase family protein, with translation MGIKQGMRVVVVGATGNAGTSVVRALGEAPDIESIVGVARRVPDWSPPKTTWVRADIGRDTGAEADLVRHFEGADAVIHLAWLIQPSHRPAVTWDTNVLGSIRVFEAVARAEVPVLVYASSVGAYSPGPEDGRPVDESWPTHGWPEAAYCREKAYVERVLDAFEREHPQIRVVRMRPGFLFKEEAAAEQRRLFMGPFLPRRLIRAGFLPAVFDLPGLRLQVLHSDDAAEAYRLALGRQVRGAFNLAAEPPVDGATLAGLLDARTVRIPRVAARSAMATAWHLHLLPPSPQLFDAALRLPLMDTTRAQEELGWRPRHTAVETLREFLTGLRRGTGMDQTAPLAAKLPSGRPREAATTGVGERP, from the coding sequence ATGGGCATCAAGCAGGGCATGCGCGTGGTGGTGGTCGGAGCCACCGGCAACGCCGGTACGAGCGTCGTCCGCGCGCTGGGCGAGGCCCCGGACATCGAATCGATCGTGGGCGTCGCCCGCAGGGTGCCCGACTGGTCGCCGCCGAAGACCACCTGGGTACGGGCGGACATCGGGCGGGACACCGGTGCGGAGGCCGATCTCGTACGCCACTTCGAGGGCGCCGACGCGGTCATCCACCTCGCCTGGCTGATCCAGCCCAGCCACCGGCCCGCCGTCACCTGGGACACCAATGTCCTCGGCAGTATCCGGGTCTTCGAGGCGGTGGCGCGGGCCGAGGTGCCGGTGCTGGTGTACGCCTCCTCGGTGGGCGCCTACTCGCCCGGCCCCGAGGACGGCCGCCCGGTGGACGAGTCCTGGCCCACCCACGGCTGGCCGGAGGCCGCGTACTGCCGTGAGAAGGCGTATGTGGAGCGGGTGCTCGACGCCTTCGAACGGGAGCATCCGCAGATCCGGGTGGTGCGGATGCGGCCGGGCTTCCTCTTCAAGGAGGAGGCGGCGGCCGAGCAGCGCCGGCTGTTCATGGGGCCGTTCCTGCCCCGGCGGCTGATCCGCGCCGGCTTCCTGCCCGCGGTCTTCGACCTGCCCGGGCTGCGCCTCCAGGTGCTGCACAGCGACGACGCCGCCGAGGCGTACCGCCTGGCGCTCGGCCGCCAGGTGCGCGGCGCCTTCAACCTCGCGGCCGAACCGCCGGTCGACGGCGCGACGCTGGCCGGACTCCTGGACGCACGGACGGTGCGGATCCCGCGCGTCGCCGCCCGCTCGGCCATGGCCACGGCCTGGCATCTGCATCTGCTGCCTCCCTCGCCCCAGCTGTTCGACGCGGCCCTGCGGCTCCCGCTGATGGACACCACCCGTGCCCAGGAGGAACTGGGCTGGCGGCCCCGGCACACCGCCGTCGAGACGCTCCGGGAGTTCCTCACCGGTCTGCGGCGCGGCACCGGGATGGATCAGACCGCCCCGCTGGCCGCCAAGCTGCCCAGCGGGCGGCCGCGCGAGGCCGCGACGACCGGAGTGGGGGAGCGCCCCTGA
- a CDS encoding dodecin, protein MAHTYRVTEIVGSSTESVDDAIRTAIGRASKTLRNLDWFEVGQVRGHIEDGRIAHYQVGLKVGFRLEDPD, encoded by the coding sequence ATGGCCCACACCTACCGGGTGACCGAGATCGTCGGCTCGTCCACCGAGAGCGTCGACGACGCGATCCGCACCGCCATCGGCCGTGCCTCCAAGACGCTGCGCAACCTGGATTGGTTCGAGGTCGGCCAGGTCCGCGGGCATATCGAGGACGGCCGGATCGCCCACTACCAGGTGGGGCTGAAGGTCGGATTTCGGCTCGAGGACCCCGACTGA
- a CDS encoding cytochrome P450: MNPVEAFLPETYTAGVPYALFAELRATRPVCRIEEPAVGAWPAGPGFWAVFRHADVKHVLRTPEVFSSHLGATQIRDPDTPADLEFVRAMMLNQDPPDHSRSRRIVAAAFTPRAVRELEEVIEERAAALVDSVAGRGEADFVELAADLPVWTLAHVMGIPEGDRRLLFDWAGRVIGYQDADYAGSSTAALEELSPMGRAALARRPAPAARRPDGRPMNPRSREALADMFAYAHALAERPRPGSVMARMREGGLSRDEFENMFFLFAVAGNETLRNGIPGGLLTLLDHPESLRLLRDRPELTGPAVEEMLRFWPPVIDFRRTAIRDVELGGQLIRRGEKVVVFHASANRDETVFTDPDRFDITRAPNDHLSFGFGPHVCLGARLARVQMRAMLRAALDRLPGLHRAGDPVRLTSNFQNGLKTLPVRWGTDR; encoded by the coding sequence GTGAACCCTGTCGAGGCGTTCCTTCCCGAGACCTACACCGCCGGTGTCCCCTACGCGCTCTTCGCCGAACTGCGCGCCACCCGCCCGGTCTGCCGGATCGAGGAGCCCGCGGTCGGGGCCTGGCCGGCCGGCCCCGGCTTCTGGGCGGTGTTCCGGCACGCCGACGTCAAACACGTCCTGCGCACCCCCGAGGTCTTCTCCTCCCACCTCGGGGCCACCCAGATCCGCGACCCCGACACCCCCGCCGATCTGGAGTTCGTGCGGGCGATGATGCTCAACCAGGACCCGCCCGACCACTCCCGCAGCCGCCGCATCGTCGCCGCGGCCTTCACCCCGCGCGCGGTACGGGAGCTGGAGGAGGTCATCGAGGAGCGCGCGGCGGCGCTCGTGGACTCCGTGGCCGGGCGCGGCGAGGCCGACTTCGTCGAGCTCGCCGCCGATCTGCCGGTCTGGACCCTCGCCCATGTGATGGGCATCCCCGAGGGCGACCGGCGGCTGCTCTTCGACTGGGCCGGCAGGGTCATCGGCTACCAGGACGCCGACTACGCCGGATCGTCCACCGCGGCCCTCGAGGAGCTGAGCCCCATGGGGCGCGCCGCCCTCGCCCGCCGACCGGCCCCGGCGGCGCGACGCCCCGACGGCCGGCCGATGAACCCGCGTTCCCGCGAGGCCCTGGCCGATATGTTCGCCTACGCCCACGCGCTCGCCGAGCGGCCCCGTCCGGGCAGTGTGATGGCGCGGATGCGGGAGGGCGGGCTGAGCCGGGACGAGTTCGAGAACATGTTCTTCCTCTTCGCCGTGGCGGGCAACGAGACCCTGCGCAACGGCATCCCCGGCGGGCTGCTCACCCTGCTCGACCACCCCGAGAGCCTGCGGCTGCTGCGCGACCGGCCCGAGCTGACCGGCCCCGCGGTGGAGGAGATGCTGCGCTTCTGGCCGCCCGTCATCGACTTCCGGCGCACCGCCATCCGCGATGTGGAACTGGGCGGGCAGCTCATCCGCCGCGGTGAGAAGGTCGTCGTCTTCCACGCCTCGGCCAACCGCGACGAAACCGTCTTCACCGACCCCGACCGGTTCGACATCACCCGCGCCCCCAACGACCATCTGAGCTTCGGCTTCGGACCGCATGTCTGCCTGGGCGCGCGTCTGGCCCGCGTCCAGATGCGGGCCATGCTGCGCGCCGCCCTGGACCGGCTGCCGGGGCTGCACCGGGCGGGCGACCCGGTGCGGCTCACCTCCAACTTCCAGAACGGGCTCAAGACCCTCCCCGTGCGCTGGGGAACAGATCGGTGA
- a CDS encoding NAD(P)/FAD-dependent oxidoreductase encodes MSPVRIVIVGAGFAGYQAARGLSRTLRGAVEIVLINPNDYFLYLPLLPEVAAGVLEPRRVSVSLTGTLPHVRLVLGEVHGVDLDARRISWQDPDGRSGEMAYDRLILSVGSVNKLLPIPGVAEHAHGFRGMPEALFLRDHVTRQIEMSGTSEDPRERAARRTFVVVGAGYTGTEVAAHGVLFTDSLARKNTTLRDAPRPRWLLIDIAPRVLPELDKKLSRTADRVLRKRGVEIRTGTTVKEATSEGVRLDDGEFIDTRSLIWCVGVRPDPLVEQLGLPTERGRLRVDQYLAVPGHPEVLACGDAAAVPDLTRPGQFTPMTAQHAHRQGKVAAHNVLASLGRGAPKPYKHHDLGFTVDLGGAQAAANPLHIPLSGPIASAVTRGYHLTAMPGNRVRVAADWLLDAVLPRQGVQLGVIPPWAVPLDTESPEVAQTVRAGRG; translated from the coding sequence GTGAGCCCAGTACGCATAGTGATCGTCGGTGCCGGTTTCGCCGGTTACCAGGCTGCCCGTGGCCTCTCCCGCACCCTGAGGGGCGCGGTGGAGATCGTCCTGATCAACCCCAACGACTACTTCCTGTATCTGCCGCTGCTGCCCGAAGTGGCGGCCGGAGTCCTGGAGCCCCGACGGGTCTCGGTCTCCCTCACCGGCACCCTGCCGCATGTCCGGCTGGTGCTGGGCGAGGTCCACGGCGTCGACCTGGACGCCCGCCGGATCTCCTGGCAGGACCCGGACGGACGGTCCGGCGAGATGGCCTACGACCGCCTCATCCTCTCCGTGGGCAGCGTCAACAAGCTGCTGCCGATCCCCGGTGTGGCCGAGCACGCCCATGGCTTCCGCGGCATGCCGGAGGCGCTCTTCCTGCGCGACCACGTCACCCGGCAGATCGAGATGTCCGGCACCAGCGAGGATCCCCGGGAGCGGGCCGCCCGCCGCACCTTCGTGGTGGTCGGCGCCGGCTACACCGGCACCGAGGTGGCCGCCCACGGGGTGCTCTTCACCGACTCGCTCGCGCGGAAGAACACCACGCTGCGCGACGCGCCGCGGCCCCGCTGGCTGCTGATCGACATCGCCCCCCGGGTACTGCCGGAGCTGGACAAGAAGCTCTCCCGCACGGCCGACCGGGTGCTGCGCAAGCGGGGTGTGGAGATCCGCACCGGCACCACGGTCAAGGAGGCCACCTCGGAGGGCGTGCGGCTGGACGACGGCGAGTTCATCGACACCCGGTCGCTGATCTGGTGTGTCGGGGTGCGCCCCGACCCGCTGGTGGAGCAACTCGGGCTGCCGACCGAACGCGGCCGGCTGCGGGTCGACCAGTATCTGGCCGTGCCCGGCCACCCGGAGGTGCTGGCCTGCGGGGACGCCGCAGCGGTACCCGATCTGACCCGGCCGGGCCAGTTCACCCCGATGACCGCGCAGCACGCCCACCGGCAGGGAAAGGTCGCGGCCCACAACGTCCTGGCCTCCCTCGGGCGCGGTGCCCCCAAACCGTACAAACACCATGACCTCGGGTTCACCGTCGACCTCGGCGGGGCGCAGGCCGCCGCGAACCCGCTGCACATACCGCTGTCCGGGCCGATCGCGAGCGCGGTCACCCGCGGCTATCACCTGACGGCGATGCCGGGGAACCGGGTCCGGGTGGCCGCCGACTGGCTGCTCGACGCGGTGCTGCCACGTCAGGGGGTGCAGCTCGGGGTGATCCCGCCCTGGGCGGTGCCGCTGGACACCGAATCGCCCGAGGTCGCGCAGACGGTACGGGCGGGTCGCGGCTGA
- a CDS encoding universal stress protein — protein sequence MVDKLPPSFERGTDGPKVIVAGLDGSESSWRATAYAAGLARRQKALLVVVYIQPVLAAGAALGASVADTTGEVAEELMTEMREATERLRGVFDVRWEFHTFRGDPYNGLAQAADELKADAVVVGASEQAGHRFIGSVAVRLVKAGRWPVTVVP from the coding sequence GTGGTGGACAAACTCCCTCCGTCTTTTGAACGGGGAACCGACGGACCCAAGGTCATCGTGGCCGGACTGGACGGTTCCGAATCTTCCTGGCGTGCCACGGCCTACGCCGCCGGACTGGCCAGACGCCAAAAGGCACTGCTCGTCGTGGTCTACATCCAGCCGGTGCTGGCCGCCGGGGCGGCGCTGGGTGCCTCGGTGGCCGACACGACCGGCGAGGTGGCCGAGGAGCTGATGACGGAGATGCGCGAGGCCACCGAGCGGCTGCGCGGGGTCTTCGACGTGCGCTGGGAGTTCCATACCTTCCGGGGCGATCCGTACAACGGCCTGGCCCAGGCGGCCGATGAGCTGAAGGCCGACGCCGTGGTGGTGGGCGCGTCCGAGCAGGCCGGGCACCGCTTCATCGGCTCGGTGGCCGTACGGCTGGTCAAGGCGGGCCGCTGGCCGGTCACGGTGGTGCCGTAG
- a CDS encoding DUF4239 domain-containing protein produces the protein MPEWLIMALVMAGTCAVVITGAVLNARRLGDEDDPDETPDVLDYMIMMIGVVYAIVLGLAIAGVWEARSAAQDGVRTEAQALHEVAERASVYPGPVRDRIREDVDAYVRHVVHTEFKVMIDKGELTDRGGELLKTLRHDVTFATPHSDLQSQAYQPMVDQVAAVDDARNARQQSAGPTMPHLVWFGLVLGAALVVGLVFTLQIRRSPRELMLAVMFTALIVFLLFLVWDFDAPFGRSVGDSTTAFTDLFPSARGGS, from the coding sequence ATGCCCGAATGGCTGATTATGGCCCTGGTGATGGCCGGGACCTGTGCGGTCGTGATCACCGGGGCGGTCCTCAACGCCCGCCGGCTCGGGGACGAGGACGATCCGGACGAGACCCCCGATGTCCTCGACTACATGATCATGATGATCGGCGTGGTCTACGCGATCGTGCTGGGCCTGGCGATCGCCGGCGTCTGGGAGGCCCGCTCCGCCGCGCAGGACGGGGTCCGTACGGAGGCACAGGCGCTGCACGAGGTGGCCGAGCGGGCGAGCGTCTACCCCGGCCCGGTGCGCGACCGCATCCGCGAGGACGTGGACGCGTATGTGCGCCATGTGGTGCACACGGAGTTCAAGGTGATGATCGACAAGGGCGAGCTCACCGACCGCGGCGGCGAGCTGCTGAAGACCCTGCGCCACGACGTCACCTTCGCGACACCGCACAGCGATCTCCAGTCGCAGGCGTACCAGCCGATGGTGGATCAGGTGGCCGCCGTGGACGACGCGCGGAACGCCCGGCAGCAGAGCGCGGGGCCCACGATGCCCCATCTGGTCTGGTTCGGCCTGGTGCTGGGCGCGGCGCTGGTGGTCGGGCTGGTCTTCACCCTGCAGATCCGCCGCTCGCCCCGGGAGCTGATGCTCGCGGTGATGTTCACCGCGCTCATCGTCTTCCTGCTCTTCCTGGTGTGGGACTTCGACGCACCCTTCGGCCGGTCCGTCGGCGATTCGACCACGGCCTTCACCGATCTGTTCCCCAGCGCACGGGGAGGGTCTTGA
- a CDS encoding FAD-dependent monooxygenase, with protein MTTALIIGGGIAGTVTAMALRKAGIDAVVYETYPTDATDAGAFLVVAANGLEALRTIDAHEPVLENSFPVGRVEFISNTGKRLGNRPMSGSQDGGLGSVTLKRATLARVLREEAMRRGVRIEHGKRLLAAHTSPDGRIVCSFADGGRAVGDVLIGADGIHSLVRRAIDAAAPRPRYTGQHTVCGYTRDAETPPDPDAYTMIFGRQAFFGCTTAPDGEVWWFCNAPVEEMSKGELAAITPEEWRERLLRLFAEDHTPAADLVRATGDSIVATAAYDLISTPTWSEEAMVIVGDAAHACAPNAAQGASMAIEDGVVLAKCLRDLRSPQSAFAAYEALRRERVEKVATASAGMARRTAPGPVARALRDATMPRKLDRAGNGAPDWLTGYRIDWDEPVDAQTARRRR; from the coding sequence ATGACCACAGCCCTGATCATCGGTGGCGGCATCGCCGGCACGGTGACCGCGATGGCCCTGCGGAAAGCCGGGATCGACGCGGTCGTCTACGAGACGTACCCCACGGACGCCACCGACGCGGGTGCGTTCCTCGTCGTCGCCGCCAACGGCCTGGAGGCATTGCGCACCATCGACGCCCATGAACCGGTGCTGGAGAACTCCTTCCCGGTCGGCCGCGTCGAGTTCATCAGCAACACCGGCAAACGGCTCGGCAACCGTCCCATGTCCGGATCGCAGGACGGTGGCCTCGGCTCGGTCACCCTCAAACGCGCCACCCTCGCCCGGGTGCTGCGCGAGGAGGCGATGCGCCGCGGAGTGCGCATCGAGCACGGCAAGCGGCTGCTGGCCGCCCACACCAGCCCCGACGGCCGGATCGTCTGCTCGTTCGCCGACGGCGGGCGCGCCGTGGGCGATGTGCTGATCGGCGCCGACGGTATCCACTCGCTCGTCCGCAGGGCCATCGACGCGGCCGCGCCCCGGCCCCGCTACACCGGACAGCACACCGTCTGCGGCTACACCCGCGACGCCGAGACGCCCCCGGACCCGGACGCCTACACGATGATCTTCGGCAGGCAGGCGTTCTTCGGCTGCACCACCGCCCCGGACGGCGAGGTGTGGTGGTTCTGCAACGCCCCGGTCGAGGAGATGTCCAAGGGCGAGCTCGCCGCCATCACCCCCGAGGAGTGGCGGGAGCGGCTGCTGAGGCTCTTCGCCGAGGACCACACCCCCGCCGCCGACCTGGTCCGCGCCACCGGCGACTCCATCGTGGCCACCGCCGCCTACGACCTCATCTCCACCCCCACCTGGTCCGAGGAGGCCATGGTCATCGTCGGCGACGCCGCGCACGCCTGCGCGCCCAACGCCGCCCAGGGCGCGTCGATGGCCATCGAGGACGGTGTCGTGCTCGCCAAATGCCTGCGCGATCTGCGCTCGCCCCAGTCGGCCTTCGCCGCGTACGAGGCACTGCGCCGGGAGCGGGTCGAGAAGGTCGCCACGGCCAGCGCGGGCATGGCCCGCCGCACCGCCCCGGGACCCGTGGCGCGAGCCCTGCGCGATGCCACCATGCCGCGCAAACTGGACCGGGCCGGCAACGGCGCCCCCGACTGGCTGACCGGCTACCGCATCGACTGGGACGAGCCGGTCGACGCGCAGACGGCCCGCCGGCGCCGCTGA
- a CDS encoding phosphatidylinositol-specific phospholipase C domain-containing protein — MGRVGNPARGHARRTGTVAVAAAAAALCLTAPAEARPAAADDPSYSATTSVGVHNAYEKAKYPYFADALDSGASLLELDVWTNAFGAGWRVSHSNPLGNDNNCENAAGPDQLRTKPRNQSLTGCLADMRAWHEAHPGHRPVFIKVEMKDGFYGKSGRGPGDLDTLLGTTLGDALLRPADVVGGHANLDEAVRADGWPSRSALAGKFIVELIPGTVEENNPLDSLWTDREYATHLRDLSAAGKLGQAAAFPAVHGAAAGDPRTRYTDATLRPWFVVFDGDASTYVTTGVDTAWYDDRHYLLIMTDAHNVAPAIDGISPTEDQARTRVSELAARHASFATADWYPLPSVLSTVVPRG, encoded by the coding sequence ATGGGCAGGGTGGGGAATCCGGCGCGCGGTCATGCCCGGCGCACGGGAACGGTGGCGGTCGCCGCGGCGGCCGCCGCACTGTGTCTGACGGCACCGGCGGAGGCCCGGCCCGCCGCCGCGGACGATCCGTCCTATTCCGCCACCACCTCGGTGGGGGTGCACAACGCGTACGAAAAGGCCAAGTATCCGTACTTCGCCGACGCCCTCGACTCCGGCGCCTCGCTCCTGGAACTCGACGTGTGGACCAATGCGTTCGGCGCCGGCTGGCGGGTCTCGCACAGCAATCCGCTCGGCAACGACAACAACTGCGAGAACGCCGCCGGCCCGGACCAGCTGCGCACCAAGCCCCGCAACCAGAGCCTGACCGGCTGCCTCGCCGACATGCGGGCCTGGCACGAGGCCCATCCCGGCCACCGTCCCGTCTTCATCAAGGTGGAGATGAAGGACGGCTTCTACGGCAAGAGCGGACGCGGCCCGGGCGACCTCGACACCCTCCTCGGCACCACCCTGGGCGACGCGCTGCTGCGCCCGGCGGATGTGGTGGGCGGCCATGCCAACCTCGACGAGGCGGTGCGCGCGGACGGCTGGCCGTCCCGCTCGGCGCTCGCGGGCAAGTTCATCGTCGAGCTGATCCCGGGCACGGTCGAGGAGAACAACCCGCTGGACTCGCTGTGGACCGACCGTGAGTACGCCACCCATCTGCGGGACCTGTCCGCGGCCGGGAAGCTCGGTCAGGCCGCCGCCTTCCCCGCCGTCCACGGCGCCGCCGCGGGCGACCCGCGCACCCGCTACACCGACGCCACCCTCCGGCCGTGGTTCGTGGTCTTCGACGGCGACGCGTCCACGTATGTCACCACCGGTGTGGACACCGCCTGGTACGACGACCGCCACTACCTGCTGATCATGACGGACGCGCACAACGTGGCGCCCGCGATCGACGGCATCAGCCCCACCGAGGACCAGGCGCGCACCCGGGTCTCCGAACTCGCCGCCCGGCACGCCAGCTTCGCGACCGCCGACTGGTATCCGCTGCCGTCCGTGCTCTCCACCGTCGTGCCCCGTGGCTGA